ACGATCCGCATCGCCGCGCCGAGCAGCGACCCCGTCGTCGACACGACCGGCGCCGGCGACGCCTTCGCCGCCGGCTGGCTCGCCGCCCGCGCCACCGGAGCCGACCCGCGCGCAGCGCTCAGCGCCGCCTGCGCCCTCGGCACCCGCGCGGTCGCCCGCGCCGGCGCGCGGCCCTAGGCCTCGTCGTCGTCCTCGTACGCGGTCTCCTCGGGGGCCGACGGCGGCGTGTCGCCCGGCTCGCGGGCCTCCTCGAGGACGCCGAGGATCTCGCCGACGCGGCAGACGAGCAGTCGCTCCTCGTCGACCTCGACCCAGGCGCCGGCCGCGGCGTGGAAGACGACGTGGTCGCCCGGGGCGATCGGCATCCGGACCCCGACGTGGTCCCACCAGTCCAGGCCCTGCCCGACCGCCAGGACGATCCCGTGCTGCGGCGGCGGCTCGTTGGAGCCGGCCGGGACGAGCAGGCCGGAGCGGCGGAACCGCTCGGGCTCCAGCTCCTTGATCACCACGCGGTCGAAGAGCGGACGGAGGAAGTGCTTCATCGCCGCCCAGCGTAGTCGCCGCGGCCTCCGTCAAGATGCGCCGCGATGCAGCGCGGACGCCGCCGGGCCCTGGTCCTCGGCAACATCCTGTTCTTCCTCGCCGGCCCCTGCCTGGAGGCGGGCGTCGGGCCGTACCTGCTGGTGGCCGTCGCCGGACGCGACGACACCGACCCGACGACCGGCCCGCGCGTCTGCGGCGCGCTGCTGATCGCCGCGGCGCTCGGCGTCCTGCTCGACGTCTTCGTCCGCTTCGTCCGCGACGGCGCCGGGACGCCGTCGCCCGCCGCGCCGACGACGTTCCTGATCTCCGGCGGCGTCTACCGCTTCATCCGGAACCCGATGTACGCGGCGACCGCGTCGATCGTCTTCGGCGAGGCGCTGTTCTTCAGCCAGCCGATCCTGTTCCTCGCCGCGGCCGTCTACGTGGTCACGACCGCGTCGCTGGCGCACTTCGTCGAGGAGCCGCGGCTGGCCCGCCGGTTCGGGTCCTCCTACGAGGACTACCGGCGGGCCGTGCCCGGCTGGGTCCCGCGCCCCGGCGTCCGCTAGGCCGCGGCGGCGACCGGCGTCTCGAGGAAGCCGACGACCTCGCCGAGGCGCCCGTCGGGACGGACCGTCGCGAAGTCGTGGCCGATCGCCACGACGTCGCCGCCGGCCGTGGGCACCAGGTGCCAGACGAACCGGACGTGGTCGCCGACCGTCTCCGGCCCCGCGGCCAGGACGAACCGGTGGCCGGGGAACTGCTGCTGAGCGGCGCCGATCATCGCGTCGATCTCGTCGCCGCCGGCGCCGGCCATCATGGGGTCCTTGTAGGTCGCGTCGTCGGCGAAGGCCAGCGCGACCAGCGCCCGGCGGCGCTCCGGCACGCCCTCGTTCCAGGCGTCCAGGTAGTGGTTGATGGTCTCGGTGATGGAGGGGGAGTTGGTCATGGCCATGATCCTGCCGCCGTCACGGCGCCCTGGCGATGACCTCCGAGGTCATGCTGCCGAGTCCATCACCCTGCGGATCCGCTTCGCGCTGACCTGCCCGCGGACGCCGAGCGCCTGCGCGAACTGGGCGACGCGCAGCTCCTGGATCAACCACCCTGCCTCGGTCAGCCCAGCCGGGACCGGCTTGCCGTCGTTGGTGTAGGCCTTGATCCGCGTGCGCAGCTCGGCCTCCAGCTCGCGGACGGCCGCCATGCGGTCACGGTCGACGGCGATGACGTCGGGCAGCCGCTCCAGCCGCCGCTCGGCCGCGTGGAGGTAGCGGACGACGTCGCCGAGCCGGTAGGCGCCGGTCGCCGCGACGAAGCCGGGGTAGACGAGGCCGCCGAGCTGCTCGGCGACGTCCTGGCGCGCGTCGCGGACCTGCGGGGCGACCATCGTCTCCATCCGCCGGTGCAGGTCGGCGCGGGCGCCGAGGATCTCGACGACGTCGCGCATCACGACCGACGTGCGCGCGCCCAGCGACCCGGCGACGTGGCCGCGCAGCCTCGCGAAGCCCGCCGCGTCCCAGGCGGGACCTCCGGCCTCGGCCATCAGGACGTCGGCCGCGGCGGCCATCGCGTCGTCGACGACCGCGGCCAGCGAGCCGTGCGGCGCGGCGGCGAGCAGCAGCTGCGCGCGGTTGTCGAGCCTGCCGATGACCTGGCGCGCGGGGGAGGGGATCGTCAGGAGCAGCAGGCGGCGCGTGCCGAGCGCCATCGTGGCGTCGGCCGCCGCGCGCGACTCCATCATCTTGACGTCCACGTGGTCGCCGCGGTCCACCAGCGCCGGGAACGCGCGGCCGGCGTCGCCGACGCCACGCAACGCGATCTCGCGCGGCAGCTGGTCGAAGCCGTCCCACCCGGTCAGCCCGAGCCGCTCGTAGCCCGCGGTCGCCGCGCTCAGCGCCGCGCGCAGCTGCGGCTTGACCTGCTCGCGCACCGCCGCCAGGTCGGTGCCCTGGGCGACGACGACGCCATGCTCGTCCTCGATCGAGAACGTCATCTTGAGGTGGTCGGGCAGCGCGGCGGGCGCGAACGCCTCGGCCGGGACCAGCGTGCCCTTCAGCGCGCTGACCTCGCGCGCGAGCACCTCGGTCAGCGGTCCCGAGCGCGGCTTCATGCGTGCCACGGCGAGCGCCGCGGTCTCGGGCACCGGCACGAGCGGCCGGCGCAGCTCCTTCGGCAGCCCGCGCAGCAGCGCGGTCACCAGCTCGTCGCGGAAGGCCGGGACCAGCCACTCGAAGCCGACGGCCCTGACCTGCGGCAGCACGGCCAGCGGGATGTGCACGGTCACGCCGTCGCGCTCGGAGCCCGGCTCGAAGGCGTAGGTCAACGGGAACGTGCCGTCGCCCTGGCGCCACGCGGTCGGCCGCCCGGCGCCGTCGAGCGCGTCGCGCGCCTCGGGCCGGACGAGCAGCTCCAACGTGTAGGTCAACAGGTCCGGCTCGCTGCGCCGCGCGTCCTTCCACCAGCGGTCGAAGTGCGCGGCGCTCACCACGCGCTCCGGGATCCGCTGCGCGAAGAAGTCGTAGAGCACCTGGTCGTCGACCATGATGTCCCGCCGCCGCTCGCGCTGCTCGAGCTTGTCGATCTCTTCGAGCATGCGAGCGTTCTCGGCGAAGAAGCGGTGGCGCGTGTCCCAGTCGCGCTCGACCAGCGCGCGGCGGATGAACAGGTCGCGTGCCAGCTCCGGGTCGATCGCCGCATAGCCGACCCGGCGCCCGCCGACGATCGGCAACCCGTACAACGTGACCCGCTCGGTCGCGACGACCGCGCCGCGCCTGCGCTCCCAGCGCGGCTCGGAGTACGTGCGCTTGACGAGGTGCTCGGCCAGCGGCTCGACCCACGCCGGCTCGATCTTCGCCGCGGTCCGGCCGAACAGCCGCGCGGTCTCGACCAGCTCGGCGACCATCACCCACGCGGGCTGCTTCCTGGCCAGCGTCGAGCCCGGGAAGATCGAGAAGCGCGCGCCGCGCGCGCCCACGAACTCGCGCTTCGCGCCGTCCTTCATCCCGACGTGCGAGAGCAACCCGGACAACAACGCGACGTGGATCTGCTGCGGCTCGGCCGGCGTCTGGTTGCGGGTGACGCCCAGCTCCTTGCTCGCCTGGCGCAGCTGGCCGACGAGGTCCTGCCACTCGCGGATGCGCAGGAAGTGCAGGTACTCGGCCTTCATCCGCTTGCGGAACTGCGATCCGCTCAGCTCCTTCTGCTGCTCGCGGACGTAGGACCAGAGGTTCAGGTACGCGATGAAGTCCGAGTCATCGTCCTTGAAGCGCGCGTGCGACTGGTCGGCCTGCGCCTGGAACTCGCTCGGCCGCTCGCGCGGGTCCTGGATCGACAGCGCGGCCGCGATCACGACGACCTCGTCGACGCACGAGAGCTTGTCGGCCTCGATGATCATCCGCGCCATCCGCGGGTCGACCGGCAGCCGCGCGAGCTTGCGCCCGACCTGCGTCAGCCGCCTGCCCGCGGGCGCGTCCGGGTCCAGCGCGCTCAGCTCCACGAGCAGGTTGACGCCGTCGCGCACCTGGCGCGCGTCCGGCGGGTCCAGGAACGGGAAGTCGCCGACCGCGCCGAGGTCCAGCGCGGCCATCTGCAGGATCACCGACGCGAGGTTGGTCCGCAGGATCTCCGGATCGGTGAAGCGCGGGCGCTCGGCGAACTCCTCCTCGTCGTAGAGGCGGATGCAGATGCCGTCCGACGTGCGCCCGCAGCGGCCCTTGCGCTGGTCGGCCGACGCCTGCGAGATCGGCTCGATCGGCAGCCGCTGGACCTTCAGCCGCGCGCTGTAGCGCGACATCCGCGCGAAGCCCGGGTCGACCACGTACTTGATCCCCGGCACGGTCAGCGACGTCTCGGCGACGTTGGTGGCCAGCACGACGCGCCGCTTGCGGTGCGGCTGGAAGACCTTCTGCTGCTCCGCGGTCGACAGCCGCGCGTACAAGGGAAGCACTTCGAGGTTGTTGTCGTCCTTGTACCGGCCCCGCAGCGCGTCCGCGGTGTCGCGGATCTCTCGCTCGCCGGACAGGAACACCAGGACGTCTCCATCGCGCGACGCGCGCAGCAGCTCGTCGCAGGCGTCGCCGATCGCCTCGGGCTGGTCGCGGTCCTCCAGCGCGCGGTAGCGCGTCTCGACCGGGAAGGTGCGACCGGACACCTCGACGATCGGCGCGTCGCCGAAGTGCGCGGCGAACTGCCCGGGGTCGATCGTCGCCGACGTGATGATGAGCTTCAGGTCGGGCCGCTTGGGCAGCAGCTGGTGCAGGTAACCGAGCAGGAAATCGATGTTCAACGAGCGCTCGTGGGCCTCGTCGATGACGATGGTGTCGTAGCGGCGCAGCAGCCGGTCGTGCTGGATCTCGGCCAGCAGCAGGCCGTCGGTCATCAACCGCACCAGCGTGTTCTCCGACGACTTGTCGTTGAACCGGATCGCGTAACCGACGGCGTCGCCGAGCGGGACGTCGAGCTCGTCGGCGATCCGCTGCGCGACGGTCCGCGCGGCCAGCCGCCGCGGCTGCGTGTGCGCGATCGTCCCGCGGATCCCGCGCCCGAGCTCCAGGCACATCTTCGGGATCTGCGTGGTCTTGCCCGACCCGGTCTCGCCGGCGACCACGACGACCTGGTGGTCGCGGATCGCCGCCATCAGCTCCTCGCGCCGGCCGGAGACCGGGAGCTGCTCCGGGTAGGTGATGTCCTGCGGGACCGCGGCGCGGCGCCTGTCGACCCGCGCCGCTGCGGTCGCGAAGTCGCGGTCGAGCCTCGCCAGCGCCCTGTCGTCCTCCGGATGGCGGCGCGCGCGGTCCAGCCGCCGCGCGAGGCGGTGCGCGTCGAGCAGCGTCAGCTCCTCCAGGCGGTCACGAAGCTCGGCGAGCGGCACGACCCTCCAGGATACGAGGACACCGCCGCGTCACCTGGCCGCATGTGGCAGCGTTGCGGGTGCATGGGGAGATCGGTGCGGGCGATGGTCATGGCAACGGCGGCGGCGCTGGCGTGCGCGGCGCTGGGCGGAACCGCGTCGGCGGCGTGGACGCCGTCGGTGGTGGGGGAGGCGCCGCAGGGCAACGGCGTCTTCCGCTTCCCGCAGGCGGTGGGGGTGTCGCCGGGCGGCCAGACGGTCTTCGTCGGCGACCAGAACTCGAGCGTCGTGCAGGCCTTCGGGCCCGACGGCCAGTTCAAGTTCGCCTTCGGCTACCAGTCGGTGCGCGGCGAGAACGGGCGGCTCGGACCGGTCGGCGGCGTGGCGACCGACCGCTCCGGCCACGTCTACGTGCTCGACTCCCAGAACGAGCGCGTCCAGGTCTTCGACCAGTCCAGCGGCGCGTACGTCACGACGTTCGGCGACAGGACCGTCTTCGACCTGCTCGGCGGCAACCCGGACACGTCGATCGGCGGCGGGCGCAGCGCGTCGGGCATCGCCGTGGCCCAAGCGCCCGGCCAGCCGCCGGTGGTCTACGTCGCCGACCAGGGCAACGAGCGCGTCGCGCGCTTCGTCCTGGACCCGGCGACGCTGAGGCCGAGCGCCGCGCCGTCGTTCTCGCCCGCGGCCGTGGACCTCTCGGCGCCGCAGGGGATCGCGCTGAACCCCGCGGGCACGCTCGTCTACGTCGCCGACGACGACCACCACCGGATCGTCGTGCTCGACGCGACGTCGCTGGACCAGGTCGGCGCGGTCGGGACGTTCGGCACCGGGCCGGGCCAGCTGCAGAACCCCTACGACGTGGCGGTCGACTCCCACGACCCCAACCGCCTGTTCGTCGCCGACAACCTCAACAACCGCGTGGACGTCTTCGACGCCGGGTCGCTGGCCTTCCTCGGGACGATCGGCGCGCAGGGCTACGGGCCGGGCACCGGCAACATGGCGATCATCCGCTCGGTCGGCGCGCTCACCGACACGCCGGGCGGCGGCGTCGACGTCGCCGACACCGCCAACGACCGCATGCAGGCGTTCGACGTCAACAACGGGATCCGCTCGATCTGGGGGATCAGCGGGCGTGGCCCGGGCTACTTCACGCGGCCGGAGGGCGTGGCCTTCGCGCCCGACGGGACGATCGCGGTCGCCGACAGCTTCGACGAGCGGATCGGGCTGATCGCGGCCGACGGCACCTGGGCCGGGCTGCGCGGCCAGGTCAGCGCCTCCACCGGCTTCGCGACCGAGGGCAGCAACCCGGGGCAGTTCGACCTCCCGCACGACGTCGCCTACGACGCGGCCGGGAACCTCTGGGTCGCCGACTACGGCAACGACCGCGTGCAGGAGATCGGGCCGGGCGGCAATGTCATTGCCATGGTCGCGGTCGCGCGCCCGCTGGGCGTCGCGGCCGCGCCGGGCGGGGGCGTCTACGTCGCCGGGTCGAGGGACGGCGTGGTCGTCCGGATCGACGGCGCCGGGAACGCCACGACCGTCCGCTCCGGCCTGTCGCACCCCGCTGCCGTGGCGGTCTCGCCGGACGGCACCGCGTTCGTCGCCGACGACACCTCGGTGCGCGCGGTCGACGCCGGCACCTCCGTCGCCGCGCCCGGCGGCGGGACGACGTGGGACCACCCGTCCGGCCTCGGCTTCGGCCCCGACGGGTCGCTGTACGTCGCCGAGCAGCGGCCGGGCACGGCCGACGGCGCGCGCGTCGTCAGCGCGCCGAGCGCGACGAGCAGCTCCTGGACGACGATCGCGACCGAGGGCGCGGGGCCCGGCCAGGTCGTCGATCCCGGCGGCCTGGCGGTCAGCGCCGACGGCGGGACCGTGCTGGTCGCCGACACCGGCGGCGACCGCGTCGTGCGCCTCGACGCCGACGGCCACGCGCCGCCCGCGCGCAGCGACCTGACCGTGAGCGTCGGCGGCGGCATCGACCGCGGCACGGTCGTCAGCGACCTGCCGGGCATCGCCTGCGTCAGCGACTGCGAGCAGCACTACGGCACCGGCCGCACGGTCACGCTGACCGCCAGGCCGCGGGCCGGCTCGGTGATCGCGAGCTGGACCGGCGTCTGCTCGGGCAGCGGGCCGACGTGCCTGGTGAGCATGGGCGGCGACCGCCAGGCCGGCGTGACGTTCGCGCCCACGCCGCCGGCGCCGCCGGCCGTCGTGGCGCCCGCGCCGAGGCCCGCCGCACCCGCGCCCAGGCCCAAGCCCGCGCCGGTCGTCCTGCAGTCGGTCCGCCTCTCGAAGCACACGCTGTACACCGCGCGCAGGGCGAACAGGCGCAGGCACGTCAGGGCCCGCAGGGCGACCCACGCGACCGCGACCGTGCGGCTCACGCGCCCGGCGACGGTCACCGTGCGCGTGCTCTACGGCCTGCCCGGCCGGCGCGCCGGCTCGTCCTGCGTCGCGCCGACGCGCAGGAACCGCAAGGGCCGGCCCTGCACGTACTTCATCAGGTCGACCCGGAGCAAGACCTACAAGCCGACGACCAGGACCATCGCCTTCAGGGTCAGCTCGTCGTTCGGCGCGGGGCTCGCGCTCGGGCGCGGCAGCTACGAGCTGTCGGTCACCGCGGTCGACGCCGAGGGCAACCGCTCCGGGCCGCGCACGGTGAGCTTCAAGGTCCCCGGGTAGCGTTCGCGGGGCCGATGGCCGACCTCCCGCCGCTCGACACCCTCGCGCTCAACCGCGCGCTGCTCGCCCGGCAGTGGCTGCTGGCGCCGCGGAGGGCGAGCGCGCTGGAGGCCGTCGAGCACCTCGTCGGCCTGCAGGCCCAGGACGCCAGGGCGCCGTACCTCCAGCTGCTGCCGCGCCTGCAGGGCTTCGACCCGCTCGAGCTGTCGGCGCTGCTGGAGTCCCACGCGGCGGTCCGGATCGTCCTGATGCGCGGGACGATCCACCTCGTCTCCGCCCGCGACGCCTACAGGTTGCGCCCGCTCGTCCAGCCGATGATCGCGCGCGCGACCGACAACAACCACGGGGTCGCCGCCGCGGCCGGCGCCGTCGCCCGCGCCGGCCGCGCGCTCGTCGAGGACCGGCCGCGCACGTTCGCCCAGCTCGCCGAGCAGCTCGGCCCGCGGTTCCCCGGCGACGACGCCACCCGCCTCGCGCAGCAGGTCCGGGCGCACGTCCCGCTCGTCCAGGTCCCGCCGCGCGGCCTCTGGCTCCAGGGCGGCGCCGCGGCCCACACGTCGCTGGAGGCGTGGTGCCCGGACGTTTCCGAGCACGACCATCAACTCGACATGGAGGACTTGATCCTCCGCTACCTGAACGCGTTCGGCCCGGCCACCGTCCAGGACGCCCAGAAGTGGTCGGGCCTGACCCGCCTCGCGCCGCACTTCAGGGCGCTGGCCGAGCAGGGCCGTGCGGTCACCGCCACCGACGCGCAGACCGGCAGGCGCACGCTCTACGACCTCCCGGACGCGCCGCGTCCCGACCCGGGCGACAGCGGCCGCGTCGCGCCGATCCTCACCGGTCCGTTCGACAACCTGATCCTCAGCCACGCCGACGGCACCCGCGTCCTGCCCGCCGAGCACCGCCCGAAGGTCATGACCCAGAACGGCCTGTTCGCCGGGCTCGTCCTGATCGACGGCTTCGCCGCCGGCAACTGGCGCATCGAGGCCACCAACAAGCAGCGCGCGACGCTCACGGTCGCGCGCTTCACCACCAAGGCCTACACCAAGCCCGACGAGCGCGCGATCACGCGCGCCGCCGAGCGACTCCTACAGCTTGCTCACCCCGACGCGCGCCAGCACGTCGTGGAGCTCACGCCGCCCGGCTGACGACCTTCACCCGCGCGTTGCGCGACGGGATCATCGTGACGTTGCGGTGGATCGCGGTCTCGGGCTCCGGCCGGTCGGCGACCAGATCCAGGCGCCGCGCCATCGCCTCCATCACGACGCGCTGCTCGGCCATCGCCAGCGCCGCGCCGAGGCAGCGGCGCGTGCCGCCGCCGAACGGGATCCACGTGTACGTGCCGGGCTTCTGGCCCTCCCAGCGCTCCGGCCGGAACGCGAACGGGTCCGGGTAGACGTCCTCGCGGTGGTGGATGAGCAGGATGCTCATCGTCACCGGCGTGTCGGCCGGCACCGCGTAGTCGCCCAGCCGCCACGGCACCTTCACGCGCCGCCCGATGATCGGGATGACCGGCCGCGAGCGCATTGCTTCGGTGATCGTCTGCTCGACGACCTTCTCAGAGAGCGCGGCGTCGCCGCCGCGGGTCGCGTCGCGGAGGCGGTCGTAGGCCGCCGGGGTCCGGACCAGCCGCTCCCACGCCCACGCCAGCGAGTTCGCCGTCGTCTCGTGGCCGGCGAGCACGAGCGTCAGCAGCTCGTCGCGCAGCTCGTGGTCGGTCAGCCCCTCGCCGTCCTCGGTCCGCGCCTGCAGCAGCAGCGACAGGATGTCGCCCCGCTCTTCGACGTCCGCGGCCCTGCGCCGCTGCGCGATCACCGCGTAGGTCGGGCGGTCCAGGAACTCGAGTCCCGCCTTGGTGATCCCGACCGGCTCGTCGGAGCCGATGTTCATCAACTCGCCGAGCTGGGCGATCTTCCATGTCGAGACCTCGACCAGGCCGCGGATCGCGCGGCGCAGCGCCGCCTCGGGCGTGCCGCGCTGCGGCTTGCCCTCGATGCCGAAGATCCCGGACATGATCACGTCGAGCGTGATCGCCTGCATCCGCGGCGCCAGCTCGATCTCCTTGCCGACCGGCCACCTGTCGATCTCGTGTTCGGCGGCGTCGCGGATCATGTCCATGTACTTCTCGATCGCCTCGCCGTGGAACGGCGGCAGCAGCAGCTTGCGCTGGCGCAGGTGGCGCGGGCCGTTGGCGGTCAGCGTCGAGTTCGGGCCGACGATCGGGCGCAGCGGCGACTCGGCCGTCAGCGACGGCGCGAGGTCGGGCTTGGCCTTGAAGAGCGACTGGACGTGGTCCGGGTGCGAGGTGATCACCGGGCCGCCGGGGATGATCCCGCGCATCCGGAAGACCTCGCCGAGGCGGCGGCGCGCGCCGAAGACGAAGTCGATCTGGCGCTGGTTGAAGCGCAGCGTCTGGATCGTCTTCGGCAGGTCGACCATCGGCGGCAGCGGCAGCGAGGCCGCCTCCGCGTCGTCGATCGGCCCGGCGGGCGATGGCGGCGCCGCGCCGATCAGCGGGCGGTCGTCATGGACGGGAGATTCGGGGGCGAGCGTCATGACATGAAGGAGTGTTCCATCGATCCGTGTAACGGTTGTGTGCGGTTGGGCACGCAACTGACCGGCGAGTCAGAAGACGTACCCGGGAACGCCTCCGGGACATCCCGGAGAACGCTCCGGGCAAGTCCGACTACCGGCCGGTGCATCGGCGAGCCACACTGCTGGCATGGAACCGCAGCATCAGCCGCTCGCCCGGGCCACCCGTGGCCGCTGGATCGGAGGCGTGTGCGAGGGCATCGCCCGCGTCCGCCCGATCCCGGTCGCGACGCTGCGCGCGGGCTTCGTGCTGACCACCGCGTTCGCCGGGCTCGGCGCGCTCGTCTACCTCGCCTGCTGGCTGATCATCCCCGCCGAGGGCGAGGCCGGCGCGGCCGCGCGCGGCGCCGGCGGCCGTGTCGCCCCGCGCGGGATCACGTCGGTGATCCTCGGCTGCGCGGCGATCGCGGGCCTCGGCACGCTCGGACTGCTCGCCGCGGGCGCGACGATCTTCGGCTTCGGCTGGATCGTGGCGATCGTCGCCGGCGCGATGTTCCTCGGCGCGCTGGCGTCCTGGACGCGCCTCGGCCCGGCCTGGGCGCTGCTGCCGGTCTCCGCGCTGGTCCTGCCGTCGATCGCGATCGCCGCCTCCGGCGTGCACGTCGCGCCGCAGGCGGGCGACCGGACCTACATGCCGGCACGGTTCTCCGACATCCCTGCCGACGGCTACGAGTCCGGGCTCGGGACGATGGTCGTCGACCTGCGCCACACCGACCTGCCGTGGGGCGAGGACACGCTGAGGATCCGCGGCGGCCTGCGCCGAACGATCGTCGCGCTGCCGCACGACCGCTGCGTCGCGGTCGACATCGACTACCACGTGCGCCCGTTCGCGGCGCGCGCCGCGACCTTCCTGACCGGCGACGCCGATCCCTACCAGGCCGTCACGGTCTTCGGGACGCAGTACTTCGGCCACGCGGGGCACGTCAGCTCGCCCGACCACGGCGTGCACGCCAGGACGACGCTGCACGTCAGGTTCGACTCGTCGGGCGGAAGCCTGATCCTGCGCGACTACGCCGACGCCGTCCAGCCGGACACCAACCCGAGCTGGCCCGGTTTCCCGGGCGGCGTCGAGGTCAAGCCGGACCCGCAGGGCGTCACGAAGAGGGAGCGGGCGCGGGAGATCGCCGCATGGCGCGTGCGCGCGCGCGAAGAGCGCCGCCAGGTCACGCACGTCAGGCGGCTGATCGGCGGGCCATGCGCCGTGCCGAAGGCCAAGGAGCAGCAGCGATGAGCGACACGACGACCCAGATGCCGCGCGTGCCCGCGTCCGGGATGCCCGCGACGCCGCGGCAACCGCAGCAGCCCCGGCCGCCCTGGCAGGACGGCGCCTTCGTGGCGACCGCCGCGGGCGGGCTGGCGATGCTCGCGGGGCTCGTCCTGGTCCTCGAGCACGCGGGCTCGGCTGCTGTCGGGATCACGGTCGCGATCGTCGGCGTCGTCGCCGGCGCGGGCGTCCTGATCCCGCGCGCGCTCGCCGCCGTGCACCGCCAGCCGGCGCTGCTGATGGTCGTCCTCATCGGCCTGGCCGGCGCGGCCTGGCTGGCGCTCGCCGCGCTGCAGCGGACCAGCGGCGTCGCGGG
The sequence above is a segment of the Conexibacter woesei Iso977N genome. Coding sequences within it:
- a CDS encoding co-chaperone GroES, whose translation is MKHFLRPLFDRVVIKELEPERFRRSGLLVPAGSNEPPPQHGIVLAVGQGLDWWDHVGVRMPIAPGDHVVFHAAAGAWVEVDEERLLVCRVGEILGVLEEAREPGDTPPSAPEETAYEDDDEA
- a CDS encoding nuclear transport factor 2 family protein, which translates into the protein MTNSPSITETINHYLDAWNEGVPERRRALVALAFADDATYKDPMMAGAGGDEIDAMIGAAQQQFPGHRFVLAAGPETVGDHVRFVWHLVPTAGGDVVAIGHDFATVRPDGRLGEVVGFLETPVAAAA
- the hrpA gene encoding ATP-dependent RNA helicase HrpA — its product is MPLAELRDRLEELTLLDAHRLARRLDRARRHPEDDRALARLDRDFATAAARVDRRRAAVPQDITYPEQLPVSGRREELMAAIRDHQVVVVAGETGSGKTTQIPKMCLELGRGIRGTIAHTQPRRLAARTVAQRIADELDVPLGDAVGYAIRFNDKSSENTLVRLMTDGLLLAEIQHDRLLRRYDTIVIDEAHERSLNIDFLLGYLHQLLPKRPDLKLIITSATIDPGQFAAHFGDAPIVEVSGRTFPVETRYRALEDRDQPEAIGDACDELLRASRDGDVLVFLSGEREIRDTADALRGRYKDDNNLEVLPLYARLSTAEQQKVFQPHRKRRVVLATNVAETSLTVPGIKYVVDPGFARMSRYSARLKVQRLPIEPISQASADQRKGRCGRTSDGICIRLYDEEEFAERPRFTDPEILRTNLASVILQMAALDLGAVGDFPFLDPPDARQVRDGVNLLVELSALDPDAPAGRRLTQVGRKLARLPVDPRMARMIIEADKLSCVDEVVVIAAALSIQDPRERPSEFQAQADQSHARFKDDDSDFIAYLNLWSYVREQQKELSGSQFRKRMKAEYLHFLRIREWQDLVGQLRQASKELGVTRNQTPAEPQQIHVALLSGLLSHVGMKDGAKREFVGARGARFSIFPGSTLARKQPAWVMVAELVETARLFGRTAAKIEPAWVEPLAEHLVKRTYSEPRWERRRGAVVATERVTLYGLPIVGGRRVGYAAIDPELARDLFIRRALVERDWDTRHRFFAENARMLEEIDKLEQRERRRDIMVDDQVLYDFFAQRIPERVVSAAHFDRWWKDARRSEPDLLTYTLELLVRPEARDALDGAGRPTAWRQGDGTFPLTYAFEPGSERDGVTVHIPLAVLPQVRAVGFEWLVPAFRDELVTALLRGLPKELRRPLVPVPETAALAVARMKPRSGPLTEVLAREVSALKGTLVPAEAFAPAALPDHLKMTFSIEDEHGVVVAQGTDLAAVREQVKPQLRAALSAATAGYERLGLTGWDGFDQLPREIALRGVGDAGRAFPALVDRGDHVDVKMMESRAAADATMALGTRRLLLLTIPSPARQVIGRLDNRAQLLLAAAPHGSLAAVVDDAMAAAADVLMAEAGGPAWDAAGFARLRGHVAGSLGARTSVVMRDVVEILGARADLHRRMETMVAPQVRDARQDVAEQLGGLVYPGFVAATGAYRLGDVVRYLHAAERRLERLPDVIAVDRDRMAAVRELEAELRTRIKAYTNDGKPVPAGLTEAGWLIQELRVAQFAQALGVRGQVSAKRIRRVMDSAA
- a CDS encoding methyltransferase family protein; its protein translation is MQRGRRRALVLGNILFFLAGPCLEAGVGPYLLVAVAGRDDTDPTTGPRVCGALLIAAALGVLLDVFVRFVRDGAGTPSPAAPTTFLISGGVYRFIRNPMYAATASIVFGEALFFSQPILFLAAAVYVVTTASLAHFVEEPRLARRFGSSYEDYRRAVPGWVPRPGVR
- a CDS encoding NHL repeat-containing protein → MVMATAAALACAALGGTASAAWTPSVVGEAPQGNGVFRFPQAVGVSPGGQTVFVGDQNSSVVQAFGPDGQFKFAFGYQSVRGENGRLGPVGGVATDRSGHVYVLDSQNERVQVFDQSSGAYVTTFGDRTVFDLLGGNPDTSIGGGRSASGIAVAQAPGQPPVVYVADQGNERVARFVLDPATLRPSAAPSFSPAAVDLSAPQGIALNPAGTLVYVADDDHHRIVVLDATSLDQVGAVGTFGTGPGQLQNPYDVAVDSHDPNRLFVADNLNNRVDVFDAGSLAFLGTIGAQGYGPGTGNMAIIRSVGALTDTPGGGVDVADTANDRMQAFDVNNGIRSIWGISGRGPGYFTRPEGVAFAPDGTIAVADSFDERIGLIAADGTWAGLRGQVSASTGFATEGSNPGQFDLPHDVAYDAAGNLWVADYGNDRVQEIGPGGNVIAMVAVARPLGVAAAPGGGVYVAGSRDGVVVRIDGAGNATTVRSGLSHPAAVAVSPDGTAFVADDTSVRAVDAGTSVAAPGGGTTWDHPSGLGFGPDGSLYVAEQRPGTADGARVVSAPSATSSSWTTIATEGAGPGQVVDPGGLAVSADGGTVLVADTGGDRVVRLDADGHAPPARSDLTVSVGGGIDRGTVVSDLPGIACVSDCEQHYGTGRTVTLTARPRAGSVIASWTGVCSGSGPTCLVSMGGDRQAGVTFAPTPPAPPAVVAPAPRPAAPAPRPKPAPVVLQSVRLSKHTLYTARRANRRRHVRARRATHATATVRLTRPATVTVRVLYGLPGRRAGSSCVAPTRRNRKGRPCTYFIRSTRSKTYKPTTRTIAFRVSSSFGAGLALGRGSYELSVTAVDAEGNRSGPRTVSFKVPG
- a CDS encoding winged helix DNA-binding domain-containing protein; amino-acid sequence: MADLPPLDTLALNRALLARQWLLAPRRASALEAVEHLVGLQAQDARAPYLQLLPRLQGFDPLELSALLESHAAVRIVLMRGTIHLVSARDAYRLRPLVQPMIARATDNNHGVAAAAGAVARAGRALVEDRPRTFAQLAEQLGPRFPGDDATRLAQQVRAHVPLVQVPPRGLWLQGGAAAHTSLEAWCPDVSEHDHQLDMEDLILRYLNAFGPATVQDAQKWSGLTRLAPHFRALAEQGRAVTATDAQTGRRTLYDLPDAPRPDPGDSGRVAPILTGPFDNLILSHADGTRVLPAEHRPKVMTQNGLFAGLVLIDGFAAGNWRIEATNKQRATLTVARFTTKAYTKPDERAITRAAERLLQLAHPDARQHVVELTPPG